The following DNA comes from Candidatus Epulonipiscium sp..
CCTGATAAGGTAAGAGCTAAAATCTTATTTAATCTAAATTTAGCCCAAAAAGTTTATGCAGGCAGTGATTTGTTTTTAATGCCGTCTCTATTTGAACCCTGTGGTCTTGGACAACTAATGAGTCTAAGATATGGTACTATTCCTATTGTTAGAAACACAGGGGGATTGGCAGATACCATACAGGCATTCGATGAAGAAAGAGGAGTCGGCAATGGCTTTGTATTCAACGATTATAACTCCTGGGCAATGATGCAGGAAATAAAAAGGGCCATTCATATCTATTATCAAAAAATAAGCTGGGAAAAACTAATACAAAATGCTATGGATTCCGATTATTCCTGGGAGGATTCTGCTCAAAAATATATAAATTTATATGAAACCATAGGGCATTTATAAGATTCAATCAAAGCTTTATCTGATTTACTCAAACCATAAAAAGAATGAAAATCTATCTTCCCTCATATATTTGTACAAACAGATATATGGGGGACTTTTTATGAAAAAAACAAAATCTTCTACAATGGAAATAGCTAGTGTATATATAGGAACAGTTATAGGGGCCGGTTTTGCTTCGGGACAAGAAATAATACAGTTTTTCACTTCCTATGGTTCGAAAGGAATCTATGGAATACTATTAGCGGGGGTTATATTTTCACTTTTAGGGTGGGCAATTTTAGAGATAGTGTATGTTAGAAAAATAAATGACTATCGTAATTTTATCCATCTAATGATGGGGGAATTTCTAGGAAATATAATGGAATGGATTGTTGCTTTATTTATGTTTATTATTTTTTGTACCATGCTCGCGGGGACTGGGGCCTTGCTTAGGCAGCAATTTCATATTCCTATGCAGGTGGGCATATTTCTTATGGCTGGTTTATCTGTTATAGTTTTTATGTATGATATAAAAGGAATTATAATTGTGAATTATATTTTAGCACCTTTGCTTTTAATAGGCGGTATTCTTCTTGGGATATATATTATAGTTTTTAGGGATGTGGCAGTTTTTTCATCTGCTACTTCTATATTTAGATTAATCACAAGAAACTGGATAACCTCTTCTATTTTATATGTATCTTATAATACGATTACCGCAGTAGTTATTTTAACTGGCCTTCTTCCAATTATTCATTCTAAAAAAGAAGCAAAATGGGGGGGCATTTTAGGAGGGGCAGCCCTTGGGGTATTGGGTCTTTGCGTAGGGCTTGGAACCTTAATTTACTATAACAATATAAGAAATTTAGAAATACCTATATTGGGAATTGTAATGGGTTATGGAACCTTTGCCCAATATGTATATTTCTTTGTTTTAATTGCGGCTATATTTACCACAGCAATTGCTAATGGATATGGGTTTTTAAAAAGGGTTTCTATGGAATTTAAAATGCCTTTAAAAAAGATAACCCCTCTATTTATAATAGCCTCGATGGTTTTTGCCCAAGTTGGTTTTTCAAAAATGGTAGAAAAGCTTTATACTTTATTTGGCTATGTGGGAATTTTCGAGGTATTGGTGATATTAATATACTTTATAAGTAGAAAGGTTAACAAGATTAAGAAAAGAATACTACGATAAATAGATGTTATTGAAATCATGAATAAGATATAGTACCATATATACACAAATGTCTATATTTTTTTGTTTGCCATAAGGTGAACAAATCACATTAGGGGGAAAAGACTTGGATAGGAAAGGACAAATTATTTCTCTTATTCTTCTATTTATAACAGTAGGTATTTTAATTTATTCTGAGGTTTCGGGCAGCAATCTCCACCTTTCTTTTATAAATGGAAATCAGCCTACTCTCCATTTAGAAAAAAAATGGTTGGACATAGATACTGGCAGCAATCCAATTTTTAATGTTTATTATAATGACCTTATACAATGCAGTTCAGATGGAATCAAAAGAATATCCCAAGATGGAAATGAAATTTGGAATCAGACATATTCTATGGTTTCACCTAGATTAGTGGTTAATGAACCTTATATTGTAGTGGCTGAAGAAGGCGGAAAAAAAGCATATGTGCTCAATGATAAAGGATTGCTTTATGAGAAGACAGTAGAAGAACCCATTATTTATTTTTCTATTAGTTCCACGGGATATCTATCCATTATCGGGGAAACAAAGGATGGCCATAAAATCAAAGCATATGATAGTAAGGGAAATGACATAGGCATTGATAGAACCACCTATATAGAAGATGCGGGATACCCACTATGTGCTATCGTATCCAATGATGGGAATACCATGCCTATAAGTTATTTGACCCCCACAAATAATAAATTAAAATCAAATTTAATATTTCTTGATTTGGGGGATGAAGGCATATTTAAAAAAGATCTCATAGATTTTGGTTTTAAAAAAGAAGATACAATCATACCGACCCTAATTTATTTAAAAAATAATAATTTAGTTGCCATAGGGGACGATAGGATAATATGGATTGATGAAAACAAAAAGATAAAAGAAGAGATTTTAAATAATCGTATACAATCAATTCCTTGGAACATAGAAAGCAAAAGGAATTTATCATCGTATATAGTGTTAGCTCTTGCAGAGGCAATTCCAGGGAAACAAGGGAAAGATGAAGGGAGTATTATTTTTTATAGTATGAAGGGTGAAAAAGAATATGTCTTTGATGCTAAGGGAAGTGTTACATATCTATATGGGGATAATGATATAGTTGTAGTGGGGCTTGATAGAACCTTTTACGGATTGGATACAAAGGGGAAGGAACTTTTTAAATACACTGCCTTAAAAGATGTAGTGGATATTTTGCCATTAAAAAATGGTAAAAAGTTAGCCCTGATTTCTAGGGACTCTGTAGATTTAATGGAAATTAAAAGATAAATTTGGGGGAGAGATATGAACATTATAGATGCCATTATAATATTAGTTTTTTTAGTAAATGGATATATTGCCTATAAAAGAGGATTTATCCTCTCTCTTTTTAAACTGATTTCTTTGATGATTTCTATTTTTTTAGCCAGTAAATTATATCCTATAGTAAGTGCCTTTTTAAGGAACACCACTCCCCTATACGATAAAATAAAAACCCAAATTGCTTCTACTATTTTAATACAAAATGGGGTTGAAACTAGTACTTTAACTGGGCAAAGTGATGTTATCAATAGTTTATGGACACCTAATTCTATAAAAAATGCCTTGATTGAAAATAATAATCCGGAGGTATATGGGATTTTAAATGTTGGTGGATTGAAGGAGTATATTGCAGGATACATTGCCAACATATGTATTAATATCATATCTATGATTATTGTTCTCTTGGTTGTTACTATTGGTATTAGAATCATCATAGGTATATTGGATATCATGGCAAAATTACCTATCCTCAATTCGATTAATAATCTTTTTGGGCTTGCCTTTGGATTAGTATCTGGGCTTTTACAGCTTTGGATA
Coding sequences within:
- a CDS encoding CvpA family protein, coding for MNIIDAIIILVFLVNGYIAYKRGFILSLFKLISLMISIFLASKLYPIVSAFLRNTTPLYDKIKTQIASTILIQNGVETSTLTGQSDVINSLWTPNSIKNALIENNNPEVYGILNVGGLKEYIAGYIANICINIISMIIVLLVVTIGIRIIIGILDIMAKLPILNSINNLFGLAFGLVSGLLQLWIVFTIIFIFQANPTFEKFFVYMTESTLAKFIYEYNLLLEWVIGLFI